TGGTCGTTTCTATAGGCTCTAATACCACACTCTATCTTGCTGCTGTTGTCGGTGTGGGTTTAACCATCGTTATGTGGCTGGTGATTCCAGAAACGAAAGCGGTTAAAACAGCGGCGGCGTCTGCATCATCTAAATTAAGCTACCGGGAATTTTTTCAGGCGGTTTTTAAGCTATGTAAAAATCCTCAAATGTGGTTGATTGGTATCATAGGAAGCCTTTTATATTTATCACTTTCTGGTTTTGCAGAGGTTTGGGGTATTCCTTATTTAATACGTGTGTATGGTTTATCAAATGTTTCGGCAGCAACGGCTATTTCCTTTGTATTTCTAGGCTGGGCGATTGGAAGTCCGCTGGTGGGTTGGATTTCAGATAAAATGGGTAATCGACGTTACCCGATTATTCTAGGTGCTTTATTAGGTGCGGTATTATTTTCATTGATTATTTATTTCCCTAGTATGTCAACCCATTCCCCTAGTATGTCAACCCATTCCCTGAAAGTGTTACTTTTTACGTTTGGTGTTTGTAGTTCGACACAGATTATCGTTTTTCCTATTGCAAGAGAACTTAACGTAGCCGCTTTAGCAGGAACGGCGATTGCTGTGATTAACTCTTTAGTCATGTTAGGCGGCGCATTATCACAACCGTTGATAGGAAAAGCGTTGGATGTTTTAACCGGCGTGCATGTCAAAGGCAATTTAATGGCATTTTCAACAACAAGCTTTCAACATGCGCTGAGTATTATTCCTATTGCATTTCTTGCTGCAGCAGCACTGACATTTCTTGTCAAAGAAACGCGCGGTACGATCGTTAAACAATAAAAGATATTACAAAAACTCGTCATTGCGATTGCCACGCGCATAGCTGTCATTGCGAGCGAAGCGCGGCAATCGCAATGACACAAGTAGGTTTTATTTGAAGTCTTTCAATGCTTCTCTTAATTTAGCTAATGCATTTTTTAGATTAATATCATCGGTAGCAAAAGAAAGCCGTAAATGTCCTGGCGCGCCAAAAGCTGAGCCCGGGACAGTAGCGATATCCGCTTTGTTAAGCAAATAATCCGCGAGTTTATAGTCAGAACTAAATGCTTTTCCTTCACCGATAAAGTGACGGAAGGAAGGGAAGCAATAAAACGCACCCATCGCCGCTAAGCAGTTTACGCCAGGAATAGCATTAAGCCCTTCAGAAAAAAACTGATGTCTTTGCTGATAAATCCTGTTCATTTCGCGTACGCAATCTTGATTGCTTGTTAATGCAGCTTTTGCAGCTACTTGAGCAATGGAGTTAGGATTGGAAGTGCTTTGAGATTGTATATTGGTCATGGCCTGGATGATTTCTTTAGCGGCAGCGGCATAACCGATGCGCCAACCCGTCATTGCATAAGCTTTTGAACAACCATTTAATACAATGGTTCGCTCATAGAGTTCAGGACATACATTGACTATATTCTCAAATGCTTGCTTTCCCCAATAGATATGTTCATAGATATCATCCGTTAGAATAAAAACCTGTGGGTTTTTTAATAAGACGGCTGCTAGTTCGCTAAGTTCCTCACGCGTATAGACCATACCGCTTGGATTTGAGGGGCTGTTGATAATCAATAGACGCGTTTGCGGCGTGATGGCTTTTGTAAGTTGCTCCGCGTTAATTTTTAAATGCTGTTCTATAGTGGTGGATATAAAAACAGGTTTTGCTTCGGCCATCAGTGCCATATCAGGATAAGAAACCCAATAAGGCGCGGGAATAATAACCTCATCACCTGGATTTAATAGGGCTTGCATGAGGTTGTAAATACACTGTTTAGCGCCGCTAGAAACAATAATTTGATTCGCGACATAGCTTAATTGATTTTCATGCTTAAATTTATCAATAATCGCTTGTTTTAGGCTGGCGATGCCATCGACGGCAGTGTACTTAGTACAACCTTGATCAAGCGCCTGATGCGCGGCTTGTTTAATCAATTCAGGTGTATCGAAGTCAGGTTCACCCACTGTGAGGTTGATAATAGGTCTTCCCGAGGCCTTTAGACGATTAGCTGCTGCTGAAAGACTTAAAGTAGGCGAGGGTTTTATCTGCGCAACACGGCGCGAAAGCATTATTTTCATAGAATGAGCTAGCTGAGTTTAAAATAAAGAGTTAATTATTCATTTAATGGCGCTATTATCGGCGAGAGATTAATAATAAAGCAAGTTTGGCTTTTTCAGGCTAGATAGGTTATATACCCATTCGACCTTAGATAGCCTAGATTTAGTGCGCTATGATTCAGTTTCTCGTTTGATTAAGAGCAAGTCCTATGTCAAAACCCTTTGAATTAGTTTCAGATTTTAAACCTGCCGGCGATCAACCGCAGGCCATTAAAGGGTTGCTACAGGGTTTAGATGCGGGTTTAGCTCATCAGACATTACTCGGTGTTACCGGTTCGGGTAAAACCTTTAGTATTGCGCATGTGATACAAAAAATACAAAGACCCGCCATTATTTTAGCGCCTAATAAAACATTAGCGGCACAATTATATGGTGAAATGCGTGCTTTCTTTCCTAATAATGCGGTGGAATATTTTGTTTCGTATTACGATTATTATCAGCCAGAAGCGTATGTGCCTACAACGGATACGTTTATAGAAAAAGATGCGGCCATCAATGAGCATATTGAACAGATGCGTTTGTCGGCGACTAAATCTTTATTAGAGCGTCGCGATGTCATTATTGTGGCGACGGTTTCCGCTATCTACGGTTTAGGTGATCCAAATACATATATCAACATGATGTTGCATGTTCGCCGCAGCGATAAAGTCGATCAACGCTTTATCTTGCGACGTTTGGCTGAATTACAATATACCCGCAATGATACGGATTTTCGTCGTGCTAATTATCGTGTGCGTGGTGATGTTATCGATATCTATCCGGCAGAGTCCGCTGAAGAAGCCGTACGTATTGAATTATTCAATGATGAAATTGAAAACTTAAGTTATTTTGATCCGTTAACGGGTGAATTATTAAGGCGAGTGCCGCGTTTGACCATCTATCCCAAAACGCATTATGTGACGCCACGGGAACGTATTCTACAAGCCATAGAGTTTATTAAAGTAGAACTAAAAGAACGCTTAGCTCAACTTAAGCTGGCTAATAAATTGGTGGAATATCAACGTTTAGAGCAGCGTACCCGATTTGATATTGAGATGTTATTGGAATTGGGTTATTGCAATGGTATTGAAAACTATTCACGTTATTTATCCGCGCGTGATCCGGGTCAACCGCCGCCTACCTTGCTGGATTATTTACCTCGCGATGGTTTGATGGTGGTGGATGAATCCCATGTCACTATACCGCAGTTGGGCGCTATGTATAAAGGTGATCGTTCCCGTAAAGAAACCTTAGTAGAATATGGATTTCGTTTACCTTCCGCCTTGGATAATCGACCGTTACAATTTCAAGAGTTTACAGATTTCGCGTTGCAGACGATTTATGTTTCCGCAACACCGGGTTCTTACGAATTAGAACATTCAGGTGCGGTGGTTGAACAAGTGGTGAGACCCACCGGTTTAATTGATCCGGCGATTGAAGTGCGTCCTGTTGCCACGCAAGTAGATGATTTGCTTTCTGAAATTCATCAACGTGTGGCGTTAAAAGAGCGTGTTTTAGTCACCACACTGACCAAGCGTTTAGCCGAAGACTTAACTGAATACCTTGCTGAACATGATGTAAAAGTACGCTATCTACATTCGGATATTGATACGGTGGAACGGGTAGAAATCATTCGTGATTTGCGTTTAGGTAAATTTGATGTATTGGTGGGGATAATTTACTGCGTGAAGGCTTAGATATGCCAGAGGTTTCTTTGGTTGCTATTTTAGATGCAGATAAAGAAGGTTTTTTACGCTCAGAACGTTCACTCATACAGACCATTGGTCGTGCTATTCTTTACGCCGATAAAATGACCGGTTCGATGGAGCGGGCAATAGGAGAAACCGATAGGCGTCGTGAAAAGCAACAAGCCTATAATAAAAAGCACCATATTACGCCCAAAGGGATTGCTAAAGCGGTGCATGATATTTTAGAAGGCGCGCGATCCGATGTGTCAACTAACAAACAAGATCTTCTCAAAGTGGCTGAAGAGCAAGCCTACTATGCCGCTTTACCACCAGAAGAGTTAGTAAAAAAAATTAAACAATTAGAGCGCGAAATGTTGCAACACGCCAAAAATATGCAATTTGAAGATGCCGCGAAAGTAAGAGATCAATTAAAACTTTTAAAAGAAAAAATAATAGGGATTGATTAATGTGAGTAAAGGAGTAGGTTGCTGTACTTAGTGAGTTAAGTAAAAAAGATTCACTTTTCTCTTTTGTTGTTCAATCACCTATTCGACCTAGTTAGATAAGCTACAGTATTTATTACCTACCTACTCTTCATTAGAAACTAGCCGAATTACCACGTCTGATGCCTAATTTAAAAAGTGTTGCATCGCGAAAACAACAATGCTATTTTCTCCTCCTTTACAAACCCCAATTAATACAAATTAATCGTGCGTTTTATATTCTTTATATGGCATGTAAAATAATGGCACGAGGGGTGGCGCCTGGGTACGCTTTCTTTTGTGACGTAAGACATCAAAAAAAGCGTATCCGGGTGACAGGACCCCGAGTGGTTATAGAGCAAGGTTACTGTTGTGATCCTTGTAAAAGAATAAATGCACGATTAATGACGATAGGCACGTAGCTCAGTGGTAGAGCACCACCTTGACATGGTGGTGGTCGGTGGTTCGATCCCACTCGTGCCTACCAAAAATTTTATATGTTATGCCCCTTATTACCTTACTCGATTCAAAACAGCTGACTTTTCCTGAGCCTATTACAGCTTATCAAGTCGCTACTGAAATCAGTCCTGGTTTAGCAAGAAATGCTATAGCCGCGGCCGTCGATGGACGGCTTGTTGATCTTTCTTATGTGATCGAATCCGATGTGGCATTGCGCATCCTCACTGAACGCGATACCGAATCACTCGAGGTTATTCGGCATTCTACTGCCCATTTGCTAGCCCATGCGGTCAAACAATTATTTCCTCAAGCACAAGTCACGATTGGACCCGTCATCGAAAATGGGTTTTATTATGATTTTGCGTTTGAGCGTCCTTTTACACCTGATGATCTTAAGCAAATAGAAAAGCGCATGCAGGAATTAGTCAAGCAAGCGTTGCCGGTGAAGCGTTTTACGCTTTCTAGAACAGAAGCCATTGAACGGTTTCGCAAGATGGGAGAGGAATATAAAGCCAAAATCATTGAAGCTATTTTTGAAGGCGAAGTATTGTCGCTTTATCAAGAAGGCGATTTTGTTGATCTTTGCCGTGGTCCCCATGTACCCAATACCAGTAAATTAAAGGTTTTTAAATTAACGCGTGTAGCCGGTGCTTATTGGCGTGGTGATGCTAAAAATGAGATGTTGCAGCGGATTTACGGCACCGCTTGGTTCACCAAGGATGATTTAAATGCCTATCTACAAGGCATTGAAGAAGCCGAAAAGCGCGATCATCGTAAATTGGGTAAACAATTAGAATTGTTTCATATCCAAGAAGAAGCACCGGGCATGATCTTTTGGCACCCTAAAGGCTGGGGTATTTATCAAATCATCGAGCAGTATATTCGAAAACGCTTAGAAAAATGTGGTTACCAGGAAATACGCACGCCACAATTACTGGCCCGTCAGCTATGGGAACGTTCAGGCCATTGGGATAAATTTTTTAAAGAAATGTTTACTACCCATGCTTCTGAGAATACCGAATTTGCAATCAAGCCTATGAACTGTCCGGGTCATATTCAGGTTTTTAACCAAGGCTTGAAAAGCTATAGGGATTTACCCTTACGCTTCTCTGAGTTTGGTTGTTGTCACCGTAATGAGCCATCGGGTGCATTGCATGGCTTAATGAGAGTGCGTGGTTTTGTGCAAGATGATGCACATATCTTTTGCACCGAAGAACAAATTCAATCGGAAGTCGCGGCATTTATAGACTTACTTTATGATGTGTATGCGGATTTTGGGTTTAATGAAATCTTGCTAAAATTAGCGACTCGCCCTGAAGTACGTGTCGGTAGCGATGAAAGCTGGGATAAGGCAGAGCAAGCGCTAGCCCAGGCCTTGAATGATAAGGCGCTAAAATGGGAATATTCAGTCGGCGAAGGGGCTTTTTATGGGCCTAAAATAGAATTTTCTTTAAAGGACTGTCTGGGACGTATTTGGCAATGCGGGACGATTCAGGTTGATTTCTCTATGCCGGGTCGCTTAGGCGCTGAATATACGACAGAACAAGGGGAGCGTAAGACGCCAGTTATGCTACACAGGGCTATTTTAGGCTCTTTTGAGCGATTTATAGCGATTCTTATCGAACACTATGCCGGACATTTTCCGGTTTGGTTAGCGCCTATACAAGCCGTTGTTATGACGATTACGGATAAACAAAATGATTATGCCAAGGCGGTGGCTCAAGAATTAGAGTCTCTAGGGCTTAGAATAAAGTTAGACTTGAGAAATGAGAAGATCGGCTATAAAATCCGCGAGCATAGTTTGCAGAAAGTCCCCTACCAACTGATTATAGGCGATCAAGAAGTACAGGCAAAACAGGTTAATGTACGTAGACAGGGGGGGGGTAATTTAGGTAGTATGTCCTCCCCTCAGCCTCTTTCTATGTCCGTTCGCGAGTTCGAACAGATAGTGAAGAGAGAAGGGCTTGTACAACGTAGTAGAATTGATGCGGAGAAATAATTATTAGCAACGAAAAAGTGATTCAGCAGCCAGTGAGGCCAAGGCCAGGGGGCGCGTATCAACCTAGAACAGGTAGTAGCAATACAAAGAAAGTAAGAGTGAATGGGGAAATTCGAGTTCCTCAAGTCAGGTTAATAGGTC
This is a stretch of genomic DNA from Candidatus Rickettsiella viridis. It encodes these proteins:
- a CDS encoding MFS transporter, which encodes MPKKPISLFPWLVCGLGALFYCYEYFLRILPSVMTEDLLKMFSIGGVAFGNLVAFYYYAYTPMQLPVGIMMDRFGPRKLLVFASLVCALGTYLFAHHFLPTAQVGRFLVGFGSAFAFVGVLKLASLWFPPSRFAFIAGMATSLGMVGAMIGDITLSKLVVSIGSNTTLYLAAVVGVGLTIVMWLVIPETKAVKTAAASASSKLSYREFFQAVFKLCKNPQMWLIGIIGSLLYLSLSGFAEVWGIPYLIRVYGLSNVSAATAISFVFLGWAIGSPLVGWISDKMGNRRYPIILGALLGAVLFSLIIYFPSMSTHSPSMSTHSLKVLLFTFGVCSSTQIIVFPIARELNVAALAGTAIAVINSLVMLGGALSQPLIGKALDVLTGVHVKGNLMAFSTTSFQHALSIIPIAFLAAAALTFLVKETRGTIVKQ
- a CDS encoding pyridoxal phosphate-dependent aminotransferase — translated: MKIMLSRRVAQIKPSPTLSLSAAANRLKASGRPIINLTVGEPDFDTPELIKQAAHQALDQGCTKYTAVDGIASLKQAIIDKFKHENQLSYVANQIIVSSGAKQCIYNLMQALLNPGDEVIIPAPYWVSYPDMALMAEAKPVFISTTIEQHLKINAEQLTKAITPQTRLLIINSPSNPSGMVYTREELSELAAVLLKNPQVFILTDDIYEHIYWGKQAFENIVNVCPELYERTIVLNGCSKAYAMTGWRIGYAAAAKEIIQAMTNIQSQSTSNPNSIAQVAAKAALTSNQDCVREMNRIYQQRHQFFSEGLNAIPGVNCLAAMGAFYCFPSFRHFIGEGKAFSSDYKLADYLLNKADIATVPGSAFGAPGHLRLSFATDDINLKNALAKLREALKDFK
- the thrS gene encoding threonine--tRNA ligase, with amino-acid sequence MPLITLLDSKQLTFPEPITAYQVATEISPGLARNAIAAAVDGRLVDLSYVIESDVALRILTERDTESLEVIRHSTAHLLAHAVKQLFPQAQVTIGPVIENGFYYDFAFERPFTPDDLKQIEKRMQELVKQALPVKRFTLSRTEAIERFRKMGEEYKAKIIEAIFEGEVLSLYQEGDFVDLCRGPHVPNTSKLKVFKLTRVAGAYWRGDAKNEMLQRIYGTAWFTKDDLNAYLQGIEEAEKRDHRKLGKQLELFHIQEEAPGMIFWHPKGWGIYQIIEQYIRKRLEKCGYQEIRTPQLLARQLWERSGHWDKFFKEMFTTHASENTEFAIKPMNCPGHIQVFNQGLKSYRDLPLRFSEFGCCHRNEPSGALHGLMRVRGFVQDDAHIFCTEEQIQSEVAAFIDLLYDVYADFGFNEILLKLATRPEVRVGSDESWDKAEQALAQALNDKALKWEYSVGEGAFYGPKIEFSLKDCLGRIWQCGTIQVDFSMPGRLGAEYTTEQGERKTPVMLHRAILGSFERFIAILIEHYAGHFPVWLAPIQAVVMTITDKQNDYAKAVAQELESLGLRIKLDLRNEKIGYKIREHSLQKVPYQLIIGDQEVQAKQVNVRRQGGGNLGSMSSPQPLSMSVREFEQIVKREGLVQRSRIDAEK